One window from the genome of Jeotgalibaca sp. MA1X17-3 encodes:
- the fmt gene encoding methionyl-tRNA formyltransferase: MKRIIFMGTPAFSVPILEELINSKYEVVAVVTQPDRPVGRKKVLTPSPIKEVAVKHNIPLFQPEKISGSKEMEELLALKADLIVTAAYGQFLPTKLIHAPAYRSINVHASLLPKYRGGAPVHYAIIEGEKETGISIIYMERKMDAGDILSQEKIRIENHDDVGTMFDKLSLLGRDLLMRTLPDVFEGKITSTAQEESKVTFSPNIKREEERIDWNQSAEQIANKIRGMRPWPVAHALLNGERCKIWEAEKVDDETSLEPGSLIEWDKDALYLACGSQSVLKVTELQPAGKKKMSAASFINGVDIHSIQRIGFE; this comes from the coding sequence ATGAAACGAATTATTTTTATGGGAACACCAGCTTTTTCAGTTCCTATTTTAGAAGAACTTATTAACAGTAAATATGAGGTAGTAGCCGTTGTTACACAACCCGATCGCCCGGTAGGAAGAAAGAAAGTTTTGACACCTTCACCAATAAAAGAAGTCGCTGTAAAGCATAATATTCCTTTGTTTCAACCTGAAAAAATATCAGGATCAAAAGAAATGGAAGAACTACTCGCCTTGAAAGCAGATTTAATTGTCACAGCCGCATATGGACAGTTTTTACCAACTAAATTAATTCATGCACCAGCCTATCGTTCTATTAATGTCCATGCCTCTCTTTTGCCAAAATATCGTGGTGGAGCACCGGTTCATTATGCTATTATTGAAGGAGAAAAAGAAACAGGTATTTCCATTATCTATATGGAGAGAAAAATGGATGCTGGTGATATCCTTTCTCAGGAGAAAATCCGTATTGAGAACCACGATGATGTTGGAACGATGTTTGATAAATTAAGCCTGCTAGGAAGAGATCTATTAATGCGTACACTTCCAGATGTATTTGAAGGGAAAATCACTTCTACTGCACAAGAGGAGTCTAAAGTGACTTTTTCACCGAACATCAAAAGAGAAGAAGAAAGAATCGATTGGAATCAATCAGCAGAACAGATTGCCAATAAAATTAGAGGGATGCGTCCTTGGCCCGTAGCTCATGCACTCTTGAATGGGGAACGATGTAAAATTTGGGAAGCAGAAAAAGTAGATGATGAAACGTCACTTGAACCTGGCTCACTCATTGAATGGGATAAAGATGCCCTTTATCTTGCTTGTGGAAGTCAATCCGTATTAAAAGTAACAGAATTACAACCAGCAGGAAAAAAGAAGATGTCGGCTGCAAGTTTTATAAATGGCGTTGACATCCATTCCATCCAAAGAATAGGATTTGAATAA
- the recG gene encoding ATP-dependent DNA helicase RecG: protein MKSIYDSIDVLPGVGPKRLEALHTLGIDTVYDLLTHFPFRYEDIQVKNLEEIDDQDKVTLKGTVVTPATVHHYGFKKSRLSFKMAIEDAIVMITFFNQPYLKDKIQLEEEIMVFGKWDALRQSLAGFKILGSSKNNGANDFESVYHVNKHIKQKTVVSIIKSALEEYYSLIPEIIPEELSIRYHLQSHKDAIRAMHFPKSETEFQQASRQVIYQEFLVYQMKLQLVRDSRKNQAKGISIPYNVEQLKEFIQKLPFELTDGQKRVVNEICRDLREPYVMNRLLQGDVGSGKTIVAVIAFVATILEGYQGAFMVPTEILAEQHYETLHQLFKGTPFTVSLLTGSTKPKVRKTILEELASGKLDLVIGTHALIQEDVLFHNLALVVTDEQHRFGVNQRKTLNEKGENPNVLYMTATPIPRTLAITVMGEMDVSILDQLPAGRIPIRTIWSKSSKLEGSLDFISKQLEMNRQAYIITPLIEKSEVLDLKNAEDVYQKVMEYYQGKWQIGLLHGRQKADEKEKMMRAFKDNEYQVLVSTTVIEVGLNVPNATVMVIQDAERFGLSQLHQLRGRVGRGSSESFCILLANPKTDNGKERMKIMTESTDGFYLSQKDLELRGSGDLFGIKQSGMPAFKYGDIIRNANILEVAHTDAVMMVSDEGFPSSSIYQPLLHFLKEERGHSTRLQ, encoded by the coding sequence ATAAAATCAATCTATGATTCCATTGACGTACTACCTGGAGTTGGTCCTAAACGATTAGAAGCATTGCATACTCTTGGAATTGATACAGTCTATGATTTACTTACGCATTTTCCTTTTCGATATGAAGATATTCAGGTTAAAAATTTAGAAGAAATCGATGATCAAGATAAAGTTACCTTAAAAGGAACCGTGGTAACTCCTGCAACCGTTCATCATTATGGCTTTAAGAAAAGTAGATTGTCTTTTAAAATGGCCATTGAAGATGCCATTGTTATGATTACTTTTTTTAATCAGCCGTATTTAAAAGATAAAATACAATTAGAAGAAGAAATCATGGTTTTTGGTAAATGGGATGCTTTACGTCAGAGTTTAGCAGGATTTAAGATATTAGGTTCTTCCAAGAATAATGGAGCAAACGATTTTGAGTCTGTTTATCATGTAAATAAACACATCAAACAAAAAACAGTCGTATCGATTATTAAATCTGCTTTAGAGGAATATTACTCGTTGATACCTGAAATTATTCCAGAGGAGTTATCTATTCGCTATCATTTACAAAGTCATAAAGATGCGATTCGAGCGATGCACTTTCCAAAATCAGAAACGGAATTTCAACAGGCGAGTCGACAAGTTATTTATCAAGAGTTTTTAGTTTATCAAATGAAGCTACAATTAGTTCGTGACTCTCGAAAGAATCAAGCAAAAGGAATTTCTATTCCCTACAATGTAGAACAGTTAAAAGAGTTTATTCAAAAACTTCCTTTTGAACTAACGGATGGACAAAAGCGAGTTGTAAATGAGATATGTCGTGATCTAAGGGAACCGTATGTAATGAATCGGCTCTTACAAGGTGATGTGGGGAGTGGAAAAACGATTGTTGCCGTTATTGCTTTTGTGGCGACGATATTGGAAGGCTATCAAGGTGCCTTTATGGTTCCAACAGAAATATTAGCCGAACAGCACTATGAGACCCTTCATCAATTATTTAAAGGAACTCCTTTTACAGTATCCCTTTTAACCGGTAGTACTAAACCTAAAGTAAGAAAAACGATTTTAGAAGAATTGGCTAGTGGGAAATTAGATCTAGTCATCGGAACGCACGCTTTAATTCAAGAAGATGTCTTATTTCATAATCTTGCGTTGGTAGTTACTGATGAACAACATCGATTTGGAGTAAATCAACGAAAAACGTTAAATGAAAAAGGGGAAAACCCTAATGTTTTATATATGACAGCAACCCCAATTCCACGAACCTTAGCTATTACAGTAATGGGAGAAATGGATGTTTCAATCCTGGACCAGTTACCTGCAGGGCGTATTCCGATTCGAACGATATGGAGTAAATCGAGTAAATTAGAAGGTTCACTAGACTTTATAAGTAAACAATTGGAAATGAATCGGCAAGCTTATATTATTACTCCATTAATTGAAAAATCTGAGGTGTTAGATTTAAAAAATGCTGAAGATGTCTATCAGAAAGTTATGGAGTACTATCAAGGGAAATGGCAAATAGGGTTATTACATGGAAGACAAAAAGCAGATGAAAAAGAAAAAATGATGAGAGCATTTAAAGATAATGAGTATCAAGTACTTGTTTCCACTACGGTTATTGAAGTGGGACTTAATGTTCCGAATGCCACTGTGATGGTGATCCAAGATGCAGAACGATTCGGCTTATCCCAACTTCATCAATTAAGAGGAAGAGTAGGAAGAGGAAGCTCAGAGTCTTTTTGTATTTTATTAGCAAATCCAAAGACAGATAATGGTAAGGAACGGATGAAAATCATGACAGAATCAACGGATGGCTTTTATTTAAGTCAAAAGGATTTAGAGTTGAGAGGTTCGGGAGACTTATTTGGGATTAAACAATCAGGG
- the rsgA gene encoding ribosome small subunit-dependent GTPase A: protein MKGQIRKALSGFYYVYSKGQTFQTRGRGNFRVRNTNPLVGDFVEFESDNLKEGVLLSVEPRKNELVRPPIANLDSAVIVMSAVEPTFSTYLLDRFLVYLEAHHITPIIYITKTDLLDEGLLNEMSEYKKDYELLGYQVILSKFHEQSSLERLLQYIGERSTVFIGQSGVGKSTLLNLLVPGLEIETGAISTALGRGKHTTRHVELIPVEGALIADTPGFSSVELKAIEESQLPLLFPDFVAHRDDCRFAGCMHLNEPNCRIKELVLSGEIKQYRYDHYLQFLEEIQKRKPMYQKNKK, encoded by the coding sequence TTGAAAGGACAAATTAGAAAAGCTCTTAGCGGTTTTTATTATGTATATTCAAAAGGACAGACGTTTCAAACAAGAGGAAGAGGGAATTTTCGTGTACGTAACACAAATCCACTAGTAGGAGATTTTGTAGAATTTGAAAGTGACAATCTAAAAGAAGGAGTGCTACTTTCAGTTGAACCACGTAAAAACGAATTAGTTCGGCCGCCTATTGCCAATTTAGACAGTGCCGTGATTGTAATGTCTGCTGTTGAGCCAACTTTTTCTACCTATTTATTAGATCGTTTTTTGGTTTATTTAGAGGCACATCATATAACTCCCATTATTTATATAACCAAGACAGACTTACTAGACGAAGGTCTGTTAAATGAAATGTCTGAATATAAAAAAGATTATGAATTGCTTGGCTATCAAGTGATCTTATCTAAGTTTCATGAGCAATCATCTTTAGAACGTTTACTTCAATATATAGGAGAACGCTCTACGGTGTTCATTGGGCAATCGGGAGTAGGGAAATCAACTTTACTCAATTTACTTGTCCCAGGTTTAGAAATCGAAACAGGAGCCATCTCAACAGCTTTAGGACGAGGGAAACATACTACAAGACACGTGGAACTTATTCCAGTAGAGGGCGCATTAATTGCTGATACACCTGGATTTAGTAGTGTAGAACTAAAAGCAATTGAAGAGTCTCAATTACCCCTTCTTTTTCCAGATTTTGTAGCTCATCGTGATGACTGTCGTTTTGCAGGATGTATGCATTTGAATGAACCTAATTGTCGCATAAAAGAATTGGTTTTATCTGGAGAAATCAAGCAATATCGATACGATCATTATTTACAATTTTTAGAAGAAATACAAAAGAGAAAACCGATGTATCAAAAAAATAAAAAGTGA
- a CDS encoding Asp23/Gls24 family envelope stress response protein, producing the protein MAVKIQTEYGEISLTNEVIATVVGGAATDNYGVVGMASKSQIRDNISEILKRENFSKGVIVRQEGESVAVDVYIIVLYGTKISEICRNVQIQVKYNLETMLGFAAGTVNVFVQGVRVLND; encoded by the coding sequence ATGGCAGTAAAAATCCAAACAGAATACGGTGAGATTAGCTTAACCAATGAAGTGATTGCAACTGTTGTTGGAGGAGCAGCTACTGATAATTATGGTGTTGTAGGAATGGCTAGTAAAAGCCAAATCCGAGACAACATTAGCGAGATTTTAAAAAGAGAAAATTTTTCAAAAGGTGTAATTGTTCGACAAGAAGGAGAAAGTGTAGCAGTTGATGTGTACATTATCGTCCTTTACGGAACAAAAATTTCTGAAATATGTCGAAATGTTCAAATTCAGGTGAAATATAATTTAGAAACAATGCTCGGGTTTGCAGCGGGAACAGTAAATGTTTTTGTACAAGGTGTTCGAGTACTAAATGATTAA
- the rpmB gene encoding 50S ribosomal protein L28 yields the protein MSKVCYVTGRKSRSGNNRSHALNYTKRTFKPNLQKVRIMVDGKPKRVWVSARALKSGKVARV from the coding sequence ATGTCAAAAGTATGTTATGTGACAGGACGTAAAAGCCGCTCTGGTAATAACCGTTCTCACGCTCTGAACTATACAAAACGCACTTTCAAACCTAACTTACAAAAGGTTCGTATTATGGTTGATGGAAAACCTAAAAGAGTTTGGGTATCAGCACGAGCTTTGAAATCTGGAAAAGTAGCACGAGTATAA
- the pknB gene encoding Stk1 family PASTA domain-containing Ser/Thr kinase codes for MLEIGKKIGQRYKVIRLIGTGGMANVYLGHDLILDRDVAVKVLRFDFQNNTDALRRFQREALSATQLVHQNIVSVYDVDEENGLQYIVMEYVKGTDLKKYIENSGKVSPQNSIHIMNQVLSAMALAHQNRIIHRDIKPQNILIDEDNHVKVTDFGIAIALSDTSITQTNTLLGSVHYLSPEQARGGMATTKSDVYALGIVLYELLSGKVPFDGESAVSVALKHFQEEMPSIRKEHPEIPQSLENIILKATAKEPIDRYQTCEEMLADLDTALDPSRENEVAFIPASMLNETKVMQPITPPLKKEEMIPTEEKTPIYSSSSSENKKESSVNNQKKKKRGPLFLLFSFLFLAVFVISYMVWNNREPEPVMVPDIVNVNEDTAKRLLEQENLIVGEVFEEYDDTISETFTIRTEPAVGSSVPFQSEVDLFISLGKKPTTVESYLGESYSDVRDRLKELGFVVERLDRYDEQEEAGVIIGQSIEDGTDIVADGEMITLTVSMGKEAFTMADLKGYTKVSVQDYVDQYGLDVDFIEEASDEIAEGLVISQSISPQSNFTRGETITVTLSTGVAQAEYVLFSKTITIPYDAAIEKESSDKKESSSESNESNKDDANSAQSIPKSNHIVVSMQDADHQIDEIFREFDISKDQEITLNFRIIEGEKGAYQVERDGEIILEEKELTK; via the coding sequence TTGCTAGAGATCGGAAAGAAAATCGGACAGCGTTATAAAGTTATTCGTTTAATTGGAACAGGTGGGATGGCTAATGTCTATTTGGGACATGATTTAATTTTGGACCGAGATGTTGCTGTGAAAGTTTTACGCTTTGATTTTCAGAATAACACGGACGCTCTAAGACGATTCCAAAGAGAAGCCCTTTCTGCTACACAACTAGTTCATCAGAATATTGTTAGTGTTTATGATGTAGATGAGGAAAACGGACTTCAATACATTGTTATGGAATATGTAAAAGGTACAGATTTAAAAAAGTATATTGAAAATAGTGGCAAGGTAAGTCCGCAAAATTCGATTCATATTATGAATCAAGTTTTGTCAGCGATGGCTCTTGCCCATCAAAATCGGATTATTCATAGAGATATAAAGCCTCAAAATATTTTAATTGATGAAGATAATCATGTAAAAGTAACTGACTTTGGTATTGCAATAGCTCTTTCGGATACATCTATCACACAAACGAATACATTGTTGGGTTCTGTCCACTATCTCTCTCCAGAGCAAGCAAGAGGTGGGATGGCAACAACTAAATCAGATGTTTATGCTTTAGGAATTGTGCTCTACGAATTATTAAGTGGAAAAGTGCCTTTTGATGGAGAATCAGCTGTTTCAGTCGCTTTGAAACATTTTCAAGAAGAAATGCCTTCTATTCGAAAGGAACATCCAGAAATTCCTCAAAGTTTAGAAAATATAATATTAAAGGCTACAGCAAAAGAACCGATTGACCGTTATCAAACTTGTGAAGAGATGTTGGCTGACTTAGATACAGCTTTAGATCCTAGTCGAGAAAATGAGGTAGCCTTTATACCGGCCTCCATGTTGAATGAAACGAAAGTCATGCAGCCGATTACTCCACCATTGAAAAAAGAAGAAATGATTCCAACAGAAGAAAAAACACCTATTTATTCGAGTAGTTCTTCTGAAAATAAAAAAGAAAGTTCTGTTAATAATCAGAAAAAGAAAAAAAGAGGTCCTCTTTTTCTGTTATTTTCTTTTTTATTTCTAGCAGTTTTTGTTATTTCTTATATGGTTTGGAATAATCGAGAACCAGAACCAGTGATGGTTCCTGATATTGTAAATGTAAATGAAGATACGGCTAAACGTTTATTGGAACAAGAGAATTTAATAGTAGGTGAGGTATTTGAAGAATATGATGATACGATTTCAGAAACCTTTACCATTCGCACAGAACCAGCTGTAGGTAGTTCCGTACCTTTTCAAAGTGAAGTAGATTTGTTCATCAGCTTAGGAAAAAAACCAACTACTGTAGAAAGTTATCTTGGAGAAAGTTATAGTGATGTGCGAGACCGTTTGAAAGAATTAGGTTTTGTCGTTGAAAGATTAGATCGCTATGATGAGCAAGAAGAAGCAGGAGTTATTATTGGTCAAAGTATTGAAGATGGAACTGATATTGTAGCCGATGGTGAAATGATTACCCTAACCGTAAGTATGGGAAAAGAAGCATTCACGATGGCTGATTTAAAAGGATATACGAAAGTAAGTGTACAGGATTATGTAGACCAATATGGATTAGATGTTGACTTCATAGAAGAGGCTTCAGATGAAATTGCGGAAGGATTAGTTATCTCTCAATCCATCAGTCCACAAAGTAATTTTACTCGTGGAGAAACGATTACCGTTACTTTGTCGACAGGAGTTGCCCAAGCAGAATATGTCTTATTTTCAAAAACCATTACGATTCCTTATGATGCTGCTATTGAAAAAGAGAGTAGTGACAAAAAAGAGTCAAGCTCGGAATCCAATGAAAGTAACAAAGATGATGCCAATTCTGCTCAGTCCATTCCTAAATCAAATCATATCGTAGTTTCTATGCAAGATGCAGATCATCAGATCGATGAAATATTTAGAGAATTTGATATATCAAAAGACCAAGAAATTACTTTAAATTTTAGAATTATCGAAGGTGAAAAAGGAGCTTATCAAGTAGAACGTGATGGAGAAATTATACTTGAAGAAAAAGAGCTAACGAAATAA
- a CDS encoding Stp1/IreP family PP2C-type Ser/Thr phosphatase, with translation MQIAYRSDIGKKRSVNQDYVSWFKNKDDQPLMIVCDGMGGHKAGDVASEMAVSHLGQAWKQTSFQDIDRLSSWLLDSIQKINSLIFQKSLDFIDLDGMGTTLVATTFVKEEVLIANVGDSRAYLFRDDQLKQLTEDHSLVNEFVKSGEITLEDAQHHPQKNIVTRSVGSRKMVQVDLVAFPVRPKDVLMLCTDGLTNMIPEEEIKQILKESLPLEKKTDQLIELSNHEGGLDNITVLLTEFGEEEEGELARDRKENRTAL, from the coding sequence ATGCAAATTGCCTATCGAAGTGACATTGGTAAAAAAAGAAGTGTAAATCAGGATTATGTAAGCTGGTTTAAAAATAAAGATGATCAACCGCTTATGATTGTTTGTGATGGGATGGGAGGACATAAGGCCGGAGACGTTGCTAGTGAAATGGCCGTATCTCATCTGGGACAAGCATGGAAACAAACGTCCTTTCAAGATATTGATCGCTTGTCTAGTTGGCTTCTAGATTCCATCCAAAAAATTAATAGTCTTATTTTTCAAAAATCATTAGATTTTATAGATCTAGATGGTATGGGAACAACTTTGGTTGCAACTACTTTTGTAAAAGAGGAAGTACTAATCGCAAATGTAGGAGATAGTCGTGCCTATCTTTTTAGAGATGATCAATTAAAACAACTGACCGAAGATCATTCCTTAGTGAATGAGTTTGTAAAATCAGGTGAAATTACATTAGAAGATGCACAACATCATCCGCAAAAAAATATTGTTACTCGTTCTGTTGGATCTAGAAAAATGGTTCAAGTTGATTTAGTAGCATTTCCAGTGCGTCCAAAAGATGTACTCATGTTATGTACAGATGGATTAACAAATATGATTCCAGAAGAAGAAATAAAACAAATTTTGAAAGAATCGCTTCCTCTTGAAAAGAAAACGGACCAGTTAATTGAACTCTCCAATCATGAGGGTGGTTTAGATAATATAACAGTATTGTTAACAGAATTTGGAGAAGAGGAGGAGGGGGAACTTGCTAGAGATCGGAAAGAAAATCGGACAGCGTTATAA
- the rsmB gene encoding 16S rRNA (cytosine(967)-C(5))-methyltransferase RsmB — protein MAKNKIIHSVRYLANEILEAIESEGAYSNILLNKMIDQHKLSEKDAGLLTELVYGVTQRKLTLDYGLTPYVRSPKKLESWVRNLLRLSAYQMVYLDKIPDHAILYDAVEIAKFKGHTGISKLVNGILRNVQRNGLKDWKEITDPIERMSIGSSVPVWIIKKLINQLGNEKAESLAHSLQIAPYLSIRIQDRTVSIDEVRQRLLEDHIKAEASPISPYGLRVHSGRVVKSELFKNGIITIQDESSQLVALFGSLKPTDKVLDACAAPGGKTVHIASFLDKAVEGEVHALDIHEHKIKLIEENTKRLHVTDEVITHLLDAKKSSERFDPKSFDVIFVDAPCSGMGLMRRKPEIKYSLKDTDIHELQKQQQEILNAVEPLLKTDGRLIYSTCTIVQEENQETVQTFLKEHPNMKVIPADSKSAFSPEIELPSTVITPEGYVEIYPDDFGTDGFFICAMEKTTRGEE, from the coding sequence ATGGCAAAAAATAAAATCATTCATTCTGTCCGATATCTAGCAAATGAAATACTAGAAGCAATTGAATCTGAAGGTGCTTATTCAAATATTTTATTGAACAAAATGATTGATCAACATAAGTTAAGCGAAAAAGATGCGGGACTTCTGACAGAATTAGTATATGGTGTTACCCAAAGAAAATTAACATTAGATTATGGGTTAACTCCGTATGTCCGTTCTCCTAAAAAATTAGAAAGTTGGGTTCGTAATTTATTACGTTTGTCAGCTTATCAAATGGTTTACTTAGATAAGATTCCTGATCATGCTATTCTTTACGATGCCGTTGAGATTGCAAAGTTTAAAGGGCATACGGGAATTTCAAAATTGGTGAATGGAATCTTACGCAATGTTCAACGAAATGGCTTAAAAGATTGGAAAGAAATAACCGATCCGATTGAAAGAATGAGCATAGGCTCTAGTGTACCGGTTTGGATTATAAAGAAACTAATAAATCAATTGGGAAATGAAAAAGCAGAAAGCTTGGCTCATTCTTTACAAATAGCTCCTTATCTATCTATTCGCATTCAAGATCGAACAGTTTCGATAGATGAGGTACGTCAGCGTTTGTTAGAAGATCATATCAAAGCAGAAGCTAGTCCCATCTCTCCATATGGATTACGTGTTCATTCTGGACGTGTCGTTAAGTCGGAATTATTTAAAAATGGAATCATAACCATTCAAGATGAGTCTAGTCAATTAGTAGCCCTATTTGGCTCCTTAAAACCTACCGATAAAGTTTTGGATGCCTGTGCTGCTCCTGGAGGGAAAACAGTTCACATAGCTAGCTTTTTAGACAAAGCAGTAGAAGGCGAAGTTCATGCACTGGATATCCATGAACACAAAATAAAACTCATTGAAGAGAATACAAAAAGACTGCACGTTACGGATGAAGTAATTACTCATCTTCTGGATGCAAAAAAATCTAGTGAACGATTTGATCCCAAAAGTTTTGATGTCATTTTTGTAGATGCTCCTTGTTCTGGTATGGGATTAATGAGAAGAAAACCAGAAATTAAATATTCTTTAAAAGATACGGATATTCATGAACTTCAAAAACAGCAACAAGAAATATTAAATGCTGTAGAGCCACTTCTGAAAACCGATGGAAGACTCATTTATAGTACCTGTACAATCGTACAAGAAGAAAATCAAGAAACCGTTCAAACGTTCTTAAAGGAACATCCGAATATGAAGGTTATTCCAGCAGATTCAAAATCAGCGTTCAGTCCAGAAATAGAATTACCAAGCACGGTTATCACGCCAGAAGGGTATGTAGAAATTTATCCGGATGATTTTGGTACAGATGGATTCTTTATTTGTGCAATGGAAAAGACAACCAGAGGAGAAGAGTGA
- the rpe gene encoding ribulose-phosphate 3-epimerase, translating into MKIAPSILSADFANLERDIKMVEKAGASYIHVDAMDGQFVDNLTLGPNIVQAIRPHTKLPLDCHLMISNPEKFIPAFAKAGADIISIHVEATHHIHGALQMIKNEKVSAGVVINPGTSVETIVPVLGDVDLVLVMTVNPGFGGQSFIESAVDKIKTLAHIRKEKGYHFEIEVDGGITDETIGMCKEAGADVFVAGSYIFGSSDEGKAIEKLKEAAKNV; encoded by the coding sequence ATAAAAATAGCCCCGTCAATTTTAAGTGCAGATTTTGCAAATTTAGAACGTGATATTAAAATGGTTGAAAAAGCAGGTGCTTCTTATATTCATGTAGATGCAATGGATGGTCAGTTTGTAGATAATTTGACATTAGGACCTAATATCGTTCAAGCAATTCGTCCTCATACAAAATTACCTTTGGATTGTCATTTAATGATTTCGAATCCAGAAAAATTTATACCTGCTTTTGCAAAAGCGGGTGCTGACATTATTTCGATTCATGTTGAAGCAACCCACCATATTCATGGTGCATTACAAATGATCAAAAATGAAAAGGTTTCTGCAGGTGTTGTCATTAATCCGGGAACATCAGTCGAAACGATTGTTCCTGTTTTAGGTGATGTTGATTTAGTTTTGGTGATGACTGTGAATCCTGGATTTGGTGGTCAAAGTTTCATTGAAAGTGCAGTAGATAAAATTAAAACACTAGCACATATTCGAAAAGAAAAAGGATATCATTTTGAGATTGAGGTAGATGGTGGAATTACAGATGAAACCATTGGGATGTGTAAAGAAGCAGGAGCAGATGTTTTTGTTGCTGGATCGTATATATTTGGTTCTAGTGACGAAGGAAAAGCGATAGAAAAGTTAAAAGAAGCAGCTAAGAATGTTTAA